In a single window of the Roseiconus lacunae genome:
- a CDS encoding TROVE domain-containing protein, whose protein sequence is MVSKSLFSSITSVLPRALAVNEAGGPAYKFPAKHALAQLAATGTFGNVFYATASDQLDQLRKLIDQVDDNEFLAKLAVYSRERAYMKDMPAALLVTLSTRDTALMHKVFDRVADNGRVLRTVFQMVRSGQFGRKGLSSSLQRAFQRWLNEASTGKLLSSSIGNDPSLRDVLRMARPTPKDDARRALFGWLTDKEVDKWAPATEADLPAEVQSLKAFRAAETEEAQALIAGDFPTSVRWDLLADSAKGPIVWKAIARQMGPQALRMNLNTLLRHDVFKNGNRPDEAMIDYVAGRIADPEAIRRSRQFPYQFLAAHLNAADEVPHKITSALHDAAEIACGNIPQLPAPVIIGLDTSGSMGCSVTGWQGRGRASKMRCVDVAALFAAAILRRNPDSVVIPFDTQAYTANIDPSDSILSLSARLSKYGGGGTDVSLPLVEANKRYAKRTFAGIVLVSDNESWINSGRVYGYGRGGSTGVMTEWEKFKKTQAAAGIADPKLVCIDIAPYGNTQAPDRQDILNIGGFSDAVFNVVSSFLESDTNRFVREVEAVEL, encoded by the coding sequence ATGGTTAGCAAGAGTCTGTTTTCAAGCATCACGAGCGTTCTACCACGAGCACTGGCTGTCAACGAAGCTGGCGGTCCGGCGTACAAGTTCCCGGCAAAGCATGCGCTCGCGCAGCTTGCGGCTACCGGTACGTTCGGAAACGTGTTCTACGCGACGGCCTCGGATCAGCTTGACCAACTGCGAAAGCTGATCGACCAGGTCGACGACAACGAGTTCCTGGCAAAGCTGGCGGTCTACTCACGTGAGCGTGCTTACATGAAGGATATGCCGGCGGCGCTGCTCGTCACGCTGTCGACTCGCGACACGGCTCTGATGCACAAGGTCTTTGACCGAGTCGCTGACAACGGTCGCGTTCTGCGCACGGTGTTCCAGATGGTTCGTTCAGGACAGTTTGGTCGCAAGGGTCTGTCGTCTTCGCTTCAGCGTGCGTTCCAGCGTTGGCTGAACGAGGCTTCGACAGGCAAGCTGCTGTCAAGCTCGATCGGTAACGATCCGAGCCTGCGCGACGTCCTGCGAATGGCACGTCCGACGCCGAAGGATGACGCTCGTCGAGCGTTGTTTGGTTGGCTGACCGATAAGGAAGTCGACAAGTGGGCTCCGGCAACGGAAGCTGACTTGCCGGCCGAGGTTCAGTCACTGAAGGCGTTCCGGGCTGCGGAGACCGAAGAGGCTCAGGCGTTGATCGCTGGCGACTTTCCAACATCAGTTCGATGGGACTTGCTGGCCGACTCGGCCAAGGGTCCGATCGTCTGGAAGGCAATTGCCCGCCAGATGGGACCACAGGCACTGCGCATGAACCTGAACACGCTGTTGCGTCACGACGTTTTCAAGAATGGTAACCGACCCGACGAGGCAATGATCGATTACGTTGCCGGCCGCATCGCGGATCCGGAGGCGATTCGACGTTCACGTCAGTTCCCATACCAGTTCTTGGCGGCGCACCTGAACGCTGCGGATGAAGTTCCACACAAGATCACGTCAGCGTTGCATGACGCGGCGGAGATCGCATGTGGCAACATTCCACAGCTACCGGCGCCGGTCATCATCGGTCTGGATACGTCTGGATCGATGGGATGCTCGGTGACGGGATGGCAAGGCCGAGGTCGCGCGTCGAAAATGCGTTGCGTTGACGTCGCCGCGTTGTTCGCAGCAGCGATCCTGCGTCGTAACCCGGACAGCGTCGTCATTCCGTTCGACACGCAAGCTTACACGGCGAATATCGATCCAAGCGATTCGATCCTGAGTCTGTCGGCACGGCTGTCGAAGTACGGTGGCGGCGGAACGGATGTGTCGTTGCCGTTGGTCGAGGCCAACAAGCGTTACGCAAAGCGTACGTTTGCGGGAATCGTCCTGGTCAGCGACAACGAAAGCTGGATCAACTCGGGACGTGTCTACGGATACGGCCGAGGCGGTTCGACTGGCGTCATGACCGAATGGGAGAAGTTTAAGAAGACGCAAGCAGCGGCCGGCATCGCCGATCCGAAGTTGGTCTGCATCGACATCGCCCCATACGGCAACACGCAAGCACCCGATCGACAGGACATCCTGAACATCGGAGGCTTCAGCGACGCCGTGTTCAACGTCGTTAGTAGCTTCCTAGAGTCCGACACCAACCGCTTCGTCCGCGAGGTCGAAGCCGTTGAGCTGTAG
- a CDS encoding RNA 2'-phosphotransferase — MAHNDKLVSTSKFLSLVLRHRPEVIGAKLDPEGWLCIDELIAQANSHGKALTQELLHEVVATNDKKRFALSDDGLRIRASQGHSVSGVELNLEQKTPPEILYHGTVAAFLDTIRVTGLQKRSRHHVHLSPDQETATKVGSRRGKPIILRVAAETMHRDGHQFYLSANGVWLVDAVPASYLTFPE, encoded by the coding sequence ATGGCTCACAACGATAAACTCGTCTCCACCAGCAAGTTCCTCAGCTTGGTCCTTCGCCATCGGCCCGAAGTGATTGGTGCAAAGCTAGACCCTGAAGGTTGGCTCTGCATCGACGAATTGATTGCCCAAGCAAACTCCCATGGAAAGGCACTAACGCAGGAGCTGCTGCACGAAGTGGTCGCTACAAATGACAAGAAGCGTTTCGCCTTGAGCGACGATGGCTTGCGAATCCGCGCTAGCCAGGGCCACTCGGTATCAGGCGTCGAACTCAATCTCGAACAGAAAACGCCTCCCGAGATTCTCTACCACGGAACGGTCGCGGCTTTCCTTGACACCATCCGCGTTACTGGTCTGCAAAAGCGATCACGTCACCACGTCCATCTTTCGCCGGATCAAGAAACCGCGACGAAGGTCGGCTCGCGGCGAGGCAAGCCTATCATCCTGAGAGTGGCTGCCGAAACCATGCATCGTGACGGCCACCAATTCTACCTTTCCGCCAATGGCGTCTGGCTCGTCGACGCCGTGCCGGCATCTTATCTGACTTTTCCGGAATGA
- a CDS encoding macro domain-containing protein, whose amino-acid sequence MQVEIKVGDVLQCPADVLISTANPWLNLSGGVNGAILSAVGPAIQDELHSYLKSHGISAVPAGTVVQSGAGSLPFQCILHAVAIDPFYDSSIDLVGQTLRTALEMVIERGAQTVASPTLATGYGPLTIPDFGRAVSPMLNESRFDGITLSIVVRSEEHRGELQEAVHCTANRA is encoded by the coding sequence ATGCAAGTAGAGATCAAAGTAGGCGATGTGCTGCAATGTCCCGCTGACGTTTTGATCTCGACGGCGAACCCGTGGTTAAATCTTTCTGGGGGAGTCAACGGCGCCATCCTTTCAGCCGTGGGGCCTGCGATCCAAGATGAACTTCACAGCTACCTGAAGTCTCATGGAATCTCAGCCGTCCCCGCCGGAACCGTCGTTCAAAGCGGAGCCGGCAGTTTACCGTTTCAGTGCATCCTTCATGCGGTGGCGATCGATCCGTTTTATGACTCGTCGATCGATCTTGTTGGGCAAACGCTGCGTACCGCATTGGAAATGGTCATCGAACGAGGTGCACAGACCGTTGCTTCCCCGACCTTAGCCACTGGATACGGTCCGTTGACGATCCCGGATTTCGGTCGAGCCGTCTCACCGATGTTGAACGAGTCACGGTTTGATGGGATCACACTCTCGATCGTTGTCAGGTCCGAGGAACACCGTGGAGAACTTCAAGAAGCCGTTCACTGCACGGCAAATCGAGCGTGA
- a CDS encoding GxxExxY protein — MTENELTDAIIGTAIEVHRRLGPGLLETVYRRCLAYELRKRGFSVVEEKPVALDYDNLHDPCAFRADLLVEELIVVELKAKSAIHPIDKAQTLSHLRLMNLNVGLLLNFHEAKLVDGLHRIVNNYHGPRVSE, encoded by the coding sequence ATGACGGAAAATGAATTGACCGATGCAATTATTGGTACGGCGATTGAGGTGCATCGCAGGCTCGGACCGGGTCTATTGGAGACAGTTTATCGTCGATGTCTTGCGTATGAGCTTCGAAAACGCGGATTCTCAGTCGTCGAAGAGAAGCCTGTGGCCCTCGACTACGACAATTTGCATGACCCGTGTGCGTTTCGCGCTGACTTGCTTGTCGAAGAATTGATCGTCGTCGAGCTTAAAGCCAAGTCAGCCATCCATCCAATCGACAAGGCACAAACCCTTTCTCACCTTCGCCTGATGAACCTGAATGTTGGTTTGCTTCTCAATTTCCATGAAGCGAAACTTGTTGATGGCCTCCATCGAATCGTAAACAACTATCACGGCCCACGAGTTTCCGAATAG
- a CDS encoding M28 family peptidase, whose amino-acid sequence MSIDRDTIEKNLRLHVDRLAGLIGPRTLSKPKTIQATIGYIEGQWSEMGYSHSRECYDAMGDEATNLIVECPGAKRADEIVLLGAHYDTVFSTPGADDNASAVAVLIEASRLLRDHSGKRTARFVAFACEEPPYFNMDSMGSQHHARLSRERGDNIIGMLCLEMVGYYSLTKGSQTLPPGIPKWMHRFFPQRGNFLAAVGNMPSWKLCWKFRRGFKRGTRRMPLFSICLPEKIHEIRLSDNSSFWDQGYPALMLTDTSFLRNPNYHQATDTPDTLDYPRMTEVTVGVASAMRKLLG is encoded by the coding sequence ATGTCAATCGACCGCGACACGATCGAGAAGAATCTGCGACTGCATGTCGATCGGCTTGCGGGACTGATCGGTCCGCGCACCTTGAGCAAGCCGAAAACAATTCAGGCCACGATCGGCTACATCGAAGGTCAGTGGTCCGAGATGGGATACAGTCATTCGCGGGAATGCTACGACGCCATGGGCGACGAGGCGACCAATCTGATCGTCGAGTGTCCTGGTGCCAAACGAGCCGATGAGATCGTTTTGCTCGGCGCCCACTACGACACTGTCTTCAGCACTCCCGGTGCCGATGACAATGCCTCCGCCGTTGCGGTTTTGATCGAAGCCAGCCGATTGCTGCGCGACCATAGTGGAAAACGAACCGCCCGATTCGTCGCATTCGCTTGCGAAGAGCCGCCGTACTTCAACATGGATTCGATGGGCAGCCAGCACCACGCCCGCCTCTCACGCGAGCGCGGCGACAACATCATTGGAATGCTGTGCCTGGAGATGGTCGGTTACTACAGTCTGACGAAAGGCTCGCAGACGCTTCCGCCGGGCATCCCGAAATGGATGCACCGATTCTTTCCACAACGAGGCAACTTTCTGGCAGCCGTCGGCAACATGCCATCCTGGAAGTTGTGCTGGAAATTCCGGCGAGGATTCAAACGCGGCACGCGCCGCATGCCCCTGTTCTCGATCTGCCTACCCGAAAAGATCCACGAGATCCGCCTCAGCGACAACAGCTCGTTCTGGGACCAAGGCTATCCCGCCCTGATGCTCACCGACACCAGCTTCTTGCGCAATCCGAACTACCACCAAGCCACCGACACACCAGACACGCTCGACTATCCCAGGATGACCGAAGTCACCGTCGGCGTCGCATCCGCGATGCGCAAACTGCTCGGCTAG
- a CDS encoding 4Fe-4S dicluster domain-containing protein, which produces MTMVVTQPCIGCKDKACLVVCPVECFYTNEDEPMVYIAPDECIDCGACVPECPTEAIFYEDDVPEQWHRFIELNATKAKECPSAHD; this is translated from the coding sequence ATGACAATGGTGGTTACTCAACCCTGCATCGGTTGCAAAGACAAAGCTTGCTTGGTGGTTTGCCCGGTCGAATGTTTTTACACGAACGAAGACGAGCCAATGGTCTACATCGCCCCCGATGAATGCATCGATTGTGGTGCCTGCGTTCCAGAATGCCCAACCGAAGCTATTTTCTATGAAGACGACGTCCCCGAGCAATGGCATCGGTTCATTGAACTGAACGCGACGAAGGCGAAGGAATGCCCCTCGGCACACGACTAA